From a region of the Nocardia sp. XZ_19_385 genome:
- a CDS encoding LLM class flavin-dependent oxidoreductase: protein MADSTLFVAVELAGTGVHPASWRRADSRAEDLFTGGYWVDAVTTAEHAGVDAAFLPDSFALQPGGPGVTRGRLDAVAVAARVAAATHGIGLLPQAAVTHTEPFHLSKAIASLDFASLGRAGWEVTVSESTAAAKAFGRKDVQDPESLWHEADEAIEVVSRLWDSWEDDAEIRDVPTGRFIDRDKLHYIDFAGDNFSVKGPSITPRSPQGQPIVAVRATDPASTAVAVRRADLIRISAASPAAARARREDLRTALRAADRDPDTVRVLLDLDIHLADSVAAAATEVLELDQWAAPASAPRAGTAPLRHLGTTSGLWRLLDEIAADRIADGVVLRPLAAQPALARLAELGRNPLTASTFRHRLGLPRPLSRYATAPSN from the coding sequence ATGGCTGATTCGACACTCTTTGTCGCGGTCGAGCTCGCCGGCACCGGCGTGCACCCGGCCTCGTGGCGGCGGGCGGACTCCCGGGCCGAGGACCTGTTCACCGGCGGGTACTGGGTGGACGCGGTCACCACCGCCGAGCACGCCGGTGTGGACGCGGCCTTCCTGCCGGATTCGTTCGCGTTGCAGCCGGGCGGGCCGGGCGTCACCCGCGGCCGCCTCGACGCGGTGGCGGTCGCGGCCCGCGTGGCCGCGGCCACGCACGGGATCGGGCTGTTGCCGCAAGCAGCGGTAACCCACACCGAGCCGTTCCATCTGTCGAAGGCGATCGCCAGCCTGGACTTCGCCTCGCTGGGCCGGGCGGGCTGGGAGGTGACCGTCTCCGAATCCACTGCGGCGGCGAAGGCATTCGGGCGCAAGGATGTTCAGGACCCCGAGTCGCTGTGGCACGAGGCCGACGAGGCGATCGAGGTGGTGTCCCGGCTATGGGACAGCTGGGAGGACGACGCCGAGATCCGCGACGTACCCACCGGCCGCTTCATCGATCGGGACAAGCTGCACTACATCGACTTCGCCGGGGACAACTTCTCGGTGAAGGGCCCGTCGATCACCCCGCGCTCGCCGCAGGGGCAGCCGATCGTCGCGGTGCGGGCCACGGACCCGGCGAGTACGGCCGTGGCGGTGCGACGTGCCGACCTTATCCGGATCAGCGCGGCATCGCCCGCGGCAGCCCGCGCCCGGCGCGAGGACCTACGGACCGCGCTCCGAGCGGCCGATCGTGACCCCGACACCGTGCGGGTGCTGCTCGACCTCGACATTCATCTGGCCGATTCCGTCGCGGCCGCCGCCACCGAAGTGCTCGAGCTCGACCAATGGGCGGCGCCCGCGTCCGCACCGAGAGCCGGCACCGCGCCGCTGCGGCACCTCGGCACGACATCGGGCCTGTGGCGACTGCTCGACGAGATCGCGGCGGACCGCATCGCGGACGGGGTCGTCCTCCGCCCCCTCGCCGCTCAGCCCGCACTCGCCCGCCTCGCCGAACTGGGCCGCAATCCGTTGACCGCCAGCACCTTCCGCCATCGCCTCGGCCTCCCCCGCCCGCTCAGCCGGTACGCCACCGCGCCGTCGAACTGA
- a CDS encoding ABC transporter ATP-binding protein, protein MTADTFTRGTSARDTSTRGTSASLDVVAPRGGATTDQIAADSNETALLQVADLRVQYRSAQGAVAALAGVSLTLARGEVVALVGESGSGKSTLGHAVLGLLGSPAEITGGTITFDGQQAGDERAWRRLRGARIGFVPQDPGLSLNPVRRVGDQVAETLLVHGLAERREARERAVRLLADAGLDRPELRASQYPHELSGGQRQRVLIAAALIAEPDLVIADEPTSALDATVARRVLDQLTAQTTARGTAVLLITHDLAVAAERADRLIVLNGGEIVETGATAEILARPQHPYTQRLLAASPSLAPFEGFRPAPAQSGPPLLRVRGVHKTFRARSGGSIAAVADVGFELRRGETLSLVGESGSGKSTTARIALRLTDADSGAVTFDGQDLIRLRGSRLRALRQRFQVVYQNPYASLDPRWRVAQIVEEPLRAYGIGDRAARRDRVRELLDQVALPERFAQRRPAELSGGQRQRVAIARALALHPELLVLDEPVSALDASIQAQILELLGRLQSELGLSYLFISHDLAVVRRISDRVAVMRHGRIVETGSTAEIFGHPQHEYTRELLSAIPAVRTDNQLERIAAHG, encoded by the coding sequence ATGACCGCCGACACCTTTACCCGCGGCACGTCCGCCCGCGACACCTCCACCCGCGGCACGTCCGCATCGCTGGATGTGGTTGCGCCGCGAGGGGGCGCAACCACCGATCAGATCGCTGCGGATTCGAACGAGACTGCTTTGCTCCAGGTCGCGGACCTCAGAGTGCAGTACCGATCCGCACAGGGCGCTGTTGCCGCCCTAGCCGGAGTGTCCCTGACGCTGGCGCGTGGCGAAGTGGTGGCGCTCGTCGGTGAATCCGGTTCGGGGAAGTCGACTCTCGGGCATGCGGTGCTCGGGCTGCTCGGGTCGCCAGCGGAAATCACCGGCGGGACCATCACTTTCGACGGGCAGCAAGCCGGTGACGAGCGGGCGTGGCGGCGCCTGCGCGGAGCGCGGATCGGTTTCGTACCGCAGGACCCAGGCCTGTCGCTGAATCCGGTGCGGCGCGTGGGTGATCAGGTCGCCGAGACCCTGCTGGTGCACGGTCTGGCTGAACGCCGGGAAGCACGCGAGCGCGCGGTGCGCTTGCTCGCGGACGCCGGGCTGGATCGGCCGGAACTGCGGGCGTCGCAGTATCCGCACGAACTGTCCGGCGGCCAGCGGCAGCGGGTGTTGATCGCGGCGGCGCTGATCGCGGAACCGGATCTGGTGATCGCCGACGAACCGACCAGCGCGCTGGACGCGACCGTTGCGCGGCGGGTACTCGATCAGCTCACCGCGCAGACCACCGCCCGTGGCACGGCGGTACTGCTGATCACCCACGATCTGGCGGTGGCGGCCGAGCGGGCGGATCGTCTGATCGTCCTCAACGGCGGTGAGATCGTCGAGACCGGCGCTACCGCCGAGATCCTGGCACGCCCGCAGCACCCGTACACCCAGCGGCTGCTCGCGGCCTCGCCGAGTCTCGCGCCGTTCGAGGGCTTCCGGCCCGCACCCGCGCAGAGCGGTCCCCCGCTGCTCAGGGTGCGCGGGGTGCACAAGACGTTCCGGGCCCGGTCCGGCGGATCGATCGCGGCCGTCGCGGATGTCGGCTTCGAGTTGCGGCGCGGTGAAACCCTGTCGCTGGTAGGAGAATCCGGTTCCGGCAAGTCGACCACCGCGCGAATCGCGTTGCGGCTCACCGATGCCGACAGCGGCGCGGTCACCTTCGACGGACAGGATCTGATCCGGTTGCGCGGGTCGCGGCTACGCGCGCTGCGGCAGCGGTTCCAGGTCGTGTACCAGAACCCGTACGCCTCACTGGATCCGCGCTGGCGGGTGGCCCAAATCGTGGAAGAACCGTTGCGCGCCTACGGCATCGGCGACCGGGCCGCCCGTCGCGACCGGGTCCGGGAGCTGCTCGACCAGGTCGCGCTCCCGGAACGGTTTGCGCAGCGCCGCCCGGCCGAACTGTCCGGTGGGCAGCGGCAACGCGTCGCGATCGCCCGCGCGCTGGCGCTACATCCGGAACTGCTGGTGCTCGACGAGCCGGTTTCCGCGCTCGACGCCTCCATCCAGGCCCAGATTCTGGAGCTGCTGGGCCGGCTGCAGTCCGAGCTCGGGCTGAGCTACCTGTTCATCTCGCACGACCTCGCCGTGGTGCGCCGCATCAGCGACCGGGTCGCGGTCATGCGGCACGGCCGGATCGTCGAAACCGGCAGTACCGCCGAGATTTTCGGTCACCCGCAGCACGAGTACACCCGCGAGTTGCTGTCGGCGATACCGGCGGTCCGCACGGACAACCAACTGGAAAGGATTGCCGCACATGGCTGA
- a CDS encoding ABC transporter permease has protein sequence MVDLLEGRNRAALRWRRPAVSWTWLRTNAFALLAGAVALLALGWALFPSFFASGDPLIGIPAQKFQAPSAEHWFGTDNLGRDLYTRMVHGAGLSLSATLTAVAIALLVGSLLGLLSGAVGGIVDAAIMRVVDVLLAIPSLLLSLALVTALGFGTRNVAIAVGVSLIANFARVMRSEVLRVRGEVYVEAAHASGVRWYAVLTRHILPNSAQPVLALAAVEFGMAVLSVSALSFLGYGAKPPTPEWGSLISEGRNYLAIAWWLTTLPGLVIIAVVVAAQHLGRVAGKEGHR, from the coding sequence ATGGTTGATCTTCTGGAAGGCCGCAACCGCGCAGCGCTCCGGTGGCGGCGACCTGCCGTCAGCTGGACCTGGTTGCGCACCAACGCCTTTGCGCTGCTCGCCGGCGCGGTGGCTCTGCTCGCCCTCGGATGGGCGCTGTTCCCTTCGTTTTTCGCCAGTGGCGATCCGCTGATCGGTATACCCGCGCAGAAGTTCCAGGCACCGAGCGCCGAACACTGGTTCGGCACCGACAATCTCGGACGCGATCTGTACACCCGCATGGTGCACGGGGCGGGGTTGTCGTTGTCGGCAACGCTCACGGCCGTCGCCATCGCGCTGCTGGTCGGCTCGCTGCTCGGCTTGCTCTCAGGTGCGGTCGGCGGCATCGTGGACGCCGCCATCATGCGTGTGGTCGACGTGCTGCTCGCCATCCCCTCGCTGCTGCTGTCGCTGGCCTTGGTCACCGCGCTCGGCTTCGGCACCCGCAATGTGGCCATCGCCGTGGGTGTTTCGCTGATCGCCAACTTCGCCCGGGTGATGCGCTCGGAAGTGCTGCGGGTGCGCGGTGAGGTCTACGTCGAGGCGGCTCACGCCAGTGGCGTCCGCTGGTACGCCGTGCTGACCCGGCACATCCTGCCGAACTCCGCACAGCCAGTGCTCGCGCTCGCCGCGGTCGAATTCGGGATGGCGGTGTTGTCGGTCTCCGCGCTCAGTTTCCTTGGCTACGGCGCGAAACCACCTACGCCGGAATGGGGTTCGCTCATTTCAGAGGGCCGCAACTACCTCGCCATCGCGTGGTGGCTGACCACACTGCCGGGGCTGGTCATCATCGCGGTCGTGGTCGCCGCGCAGCACCTCGGCCGCGTCGCCGGGAAAGAGGGACACCGATGA
- a CDS encoding ABC transporter permease: MVRYLTLRVAQAIWVLWAAFTVSFVVLYLLPADPVSIAAGGAETGSPADPAAIAELQARYGLDQPLWQQYWTALGHALRGDLGYSIVTGQTVTQAIGETLPSTLGLAALTLLFAAVGGVGLAFAATATRRPWLRNTLAALPSIGVAVPTFFTGLLLLQLFSFHWRLAPAFGGHGFSGTVLPALTLALPIGAVIAQVLTSGLENTWRQPFVDVALAKGGSRWWVRRKHVLRPASIPTFTIAGVLVGHILAGAVVVEAVFARPGVGRLTQTAVLAQDIPIVQGIVLLSAVIFVTVNLVVDLIYPLLDPRIAARHRSVRTGTEQGSPANTLDITEEVALRA, from the coding sequence ATGGTCCGGTATCTGACACTGCGGGTAGCGCAGGCGATCTGGGTGCTGTGGGCGGCGTTCACCGTCTCCTTCGTAGTGCTCTATCTGTTGCCCGCCGATCCGGTCTCGATCGCGGCCGGGGGCGCCGAAACAGGCTCTCCGGCGGATCCGGCGGCGATCGCCGAGCTGCAGGCCAGGTATGGGCTGGATCAGCCGCTGTGGCAGCAGTATTGGACGGCGCTCGGGCACGCGCTGCGCGGTGACCTCGGATATTCCATCGTCACCGGGCAGACGGTGACGCAGGCGATCGGCGAGACGCTGCCCTCGACCCTCGGATTGGCCGCGCTCACCCTGCTTTTCGCAGCAGTGGGGGGTGTCGGGCTGGCCTTCGCCGCGACCGCTACCCGGCGGCCGTGGCTGCGCAACACCCTGGCGGCGCTGCCCTCGATCGGGGTCGCGGTGCCGACCTTCTTCACCGGACTCCTACTACTGCAGCTGTTTTCGTTCCACTGGCGGCTCGCGCCCGCTTTCGGCGGTCACGGCTTCAGCGGCACGGTGCTGCCCGCGCTCACCCTGGCGCTGCCGATCGGCGCAGTCATCGCGCAGGTACTGACCTCCGGACTGGAAAACACCTGGCGGCAACCGTTTGTGGATGTCGCACTGGCCAAGGGTGGTTCGCGCTGGTGGGTGCGGCGCAAACATGTGCTGCGCCCCGCCAGCATTCCGACCTTCACTATCGCCGGTGTGCTGGTGGGCCACATCCTCGCCGGAGCCGTGGTGGTGGAAGCCGTGTTCGCGCGACCCGGGGTCGGGCGGCTCACCCAGACCGCGGTGCTGGCCCAGGACATTCCGATCGTGCAGGGGATCGTGCTGCTCAGCGCGGTGATCTTCGTGACAGTGAATCTCGTGGTCGACCTGATTTACCCGCTGCTCGACCCACGCATCGCCGCCCGCCACCGGTCCGTCCGAACCGGCACCGAACAGGGCTCTCCCGCAAACACTCTCGACATCACTGAGGAGGTGGCACTCCGTGCGTGA
- a CDS encoding ABC transporter substrate-binding protein, translating into MIRTRHRIATLAGALAAASTLAACGSDTGGAGGDAGPPQPGGTLRYGLSSAPTCSDPAQASSNQTLYVTRQIVDSLTDQDPETGEIRPWLARSWEAGPDAKVFTFHLADNVTFSDGSPLTADSVRKTFDSITKLGAAKAPLANGFLINYVGTTAVDKLTARVEFSKPNAQFLQASASTQLGIQGEATTAKPAEQRCDGSNVGSGPFVYTAYRQDVSATLTKRPGYAWGSDVFGHKGEAYLDRIDFTVVPESGVRTGSLTSGQLDAVSDALPQDLPLLEAANARLLTTPNPGVPFGFQPNVTRGPLRDAAVRQALLPAIDRRQLVDTVLGPQFKPASSTLASTTPGYQDLSTKLAYDPAKARTLLDQAGWVPGGDGIRVKNGERLSFNVVFSQVFAGNKAIIELVQQQLRKVGVDLRLDLVSVPESTARQNAKDYDSYYYNTTRADGDILRNSFTVEGRNLNVRERIPALDEVLENQLSAADTTARLALIRTAQERILDNGLWIPTVELSQAIGAAGTVQDLKFEASARLQFFDAWLSGR; encoded by the coding sequence GTGATCCGCACCCGTCATCGCATCGCCACGCTCGCCGGCGCGCTCGCCGCGGCCAGTACCCTGGCCGCCTGCGGCAGCGACACCGGCGGCGCCGGTGGCGACGCCGGACCGCCACAGCCCGGGGGCACGCTGCGCTACGGCCTGTCGTCGGCGCCGACCTGCTCGGACCCGGCGCAGGCGAGCAGCAACCAGACGCTCTACGTCACCCGCCAGATCGTCGACTCGCTGACCGATCAGGATCCCGAGACCGGCGAGATCAGGCCGTGGCTGGCGCGCAGCTGGGAGGCCGGCCCGGACGCGAAGGTGTTCACCTTCCACCTGGCCGACAACGTCACCTTCTCCGACGGCTCGCCGCTCACCGCGGATTCGGTGCGCAAGACCTTCGATTCGATCACCAAACTCGGTGCGGCCAAGGCCCCCCTGGCCAACGGCTTTCTCATCAACTACGTCGGCACCACCGCGGTGGACAAGCTGACCGCGCGGGTCGAGTTCAGCAAGCCCAATGCGCAGTTCCTGCAGGCTTCGGCGAGTACTCAGCTCGGCATCCAGGGCGAGGCGACCACCGCCAAGCCCGCCGAGCAGCGGTGCGACGGCAGCAATGTCGGCTCCGGACCGTTCGTCTACACCGCCTACCGCCAGGACGTGTCGGCCACGCTGACCAAGCGCCCGGGATACGCCTGGGGCTCGGATGTCTTCGGCCACAAGGGCGAGGCCTACCTGGACCGCATCGACTTCACGGTGGTGCCCGAATCCGGGGTGCGCACCGGCAGCCTGACCTCCGGGCAACTGGACGCGGTCAGCGACGCCCTGCCCCAGGACCTGCCGCTGCTGGAGGCGGCGAACGCCCGCCTGCTGACCACGCCCAACCCCGGCGTGCCGTTCGGCTTCCAGCCCAACGTGACCCGCGGCCCGCTCCGCGACGCCGCGGTGCGTCAAGCACTGCTGCCCGCCATCGATCGCCGGCAGCTGGTCGACACCGTGCTCGGGCCGCAGTTCAAGCCCGCCAGCAGCACCCTGGCCAGCACCACCCCCGGTTACCAGGATCTCTCGACGAAGCTGGCTTATGACCCGGCCAAGGCGCGCACCCTGCTCGATCAGGCGGGCTGGGTACCCGGCGGTGACGGCATCCGGGTGAAGAACGGTGAGCGGCTGAGTTTCAACGTGGTGTTCAGCCAGGTGTTCGCGGGCAACAAGGCGATCATCGAGTTGGTGCAGCAGCAGTTGCGCAAGGTCGGCGTCGACCTGCGCCTGGACCTGGTGTCGGTGCCCGAGAGCACCGCCCGGCAGAACGCCAAGGACTACGACAGCTACTACTACAACACCACCCGCGCCGACGGCGACATCCTGCGCAACTCTTTCACCGTCGAGGGCCGTAATCTCAATGTCCGCGAACGCATTCCAGCGCTGGACGAGGTGCTGGAGAACCAGCTGAGCGCCGCCGACACCACCGCGCGGCTGGCTCTGATCCGGACCGCGCAGGAGCGCATTCTGGATAACGGGCTGTGGATCCCGACGGTCGAGCTGTCGCAGGCCATCGGCGCCGCGGGCACCGTGCAGGACCTGAAGTTCGAGGCCTCGGCCCGCCTGCAGTTCTTCGACGCCTGGCTGAGCGGGCGCTGA